TGGCGGCCAGAAAGGCGGCGGCCGCCGCCAGCAGCAGGAAGCGCCGATTCACGTCCAGCTGTGGCAGCGCGGCGCGCGGGGATGGAGCGGCCTGGGCCGGTTGGCTGACCGCGGAATCGCTTTCCCATGCGGGCGGATGGGTATCTTCCGGCTCCGACCCGCTTGCGCGCAGCTTGTCTCTCAGGTTCATCCTCGTACCTCGGGTTCTGTTCAGGGCTTGGGGGGGATCCGCTGGGAAAAGATCATGGTCAACGGTTGCCTGGTGCGGGGATGAGGGCCCGCGTGGATCTGCAGGTCCAGGCGGCCCAGGCGCGGATGCTCGAACTGCAGCCAGGCCGGTGCGCCGGCATCCGCCGCTGCCACCGCTTCGGCCACGCTGTGAGGCGCACTGCGCCACCCTTCAGCGGGCAAATGGCGAGCAAAATAAGCGATCACCGCTTGAGGTGGGTCGGATGTCTGGGAGATGGCAAGACGTGGACGTTCCCAGGCGGGCAGCGGATGACTGGCGCCGGGATATTCGGGAAACGCCAGCGTGGCCTGCTGCGCTGGCGTCGTCGCCGCCATCGCCAGTGGGGCGATCGAGGCGACACTCAGCAGCCCGATCAGGCTCGCCCCTGGCAAAAGGCCGGCCAGGCCCGGGATGGCGGCGCCCTTCATTCGAATCGCCTCGCCTTGTAAGGCCGGCTGACCACCTTGGCGATCCAGGGGTTCAGGTCCAGCAGGCCCGGGGTTTGCGCGTCACGACCCCGAATCGGTAATTCGGCCGGCATCAGGGCACTGGCCGAAAGGGCAGGGGTCAGCAGATTCGACAAGCCGCCACCCGGCAGCATGCGGGCGGCCAGGCGACCCAGCGGCGTCATGTCGCGCGAGAGGTCGCGCGTGACCGTGGCGCCGTACAGGGCGACTCCGACGCCACAGCGAGCCTGACCCAGGCCGGCTCCCAGGCTGAGCGTCCCGGTTTTCGCATACACCCCGGCCATCCCGCGTCCGCTGGCCCCGAGGCGACTCCAGGCCACGCCCGTCACCCGCACGGTGCTGCGAGGCATGGCCTCCGAGACGGCCTTGCGGGCCAGTTGCTCGTCGGGCTGCAGGCCCTTGCCGCGTCCGTCCTTGAGGCCCTTCAGGGTCGCATCCAGCGCCACGGTGCGCGCGGCGTGGCGTGCCGCCATCGCGGTGCTCTGCTGCACCAGCACCAGGCCACCGCAGTACACGACACCGAGCAGCAGAAGGACCAGCATCGGCAGGACCAGGGCGAATTCCACCAGAGCCTGACCACGTTCGTCGTCGCGGAACCCGCCTGTCCTTGCCTGGCATCGGGGCACGGCCGTCATCGCTTGTCTCCAATCTGCAGCAAGCGAACGGTGTACCAGTTCACGCCGAAGCCCTTCTGAGGGTCGAGGGCGGTCAGCTTTCCGCCAAAGGCGCGCTGAGCGTCCAGCGGCCCGGCCGTGGCCATCGCGCCCAGGGCGGCCTGGCGCCCGTATCCGAGCAACCCCGAACCCAGGGCCGACACCCGAGGTTCCACGGCCACGTGGCTCTTGCCGGACGCGCCCTCGCCGATGCTCTCTTCCTGAAAGGCGGTGCCGCCGATGATGCCGCTCTGGCTGAACTCTGCCAGGGCATCTGGCCGCCGGATCAGGGCCAGGTTGCTGCGGTCGATCACGCCCAGCACGCCGAGATTGGCCTGGTAACCAAGCTCGGCCGCCTGCTTGACCGCCGCGGGGCCCACCTCGGCCTGCGCCACCCAGGCATTATAGGCTTTGATGCCTTCGTGCAGCGCCTCCACGTTTTCGCGGTGGTGGACGGCTCGCCCCAAGGCATCTTGAAAGGCTTGGCGATTTTTTTCCCGGGGATCGACCAGGCCTTGCAGGGCCAGGCCGGTGGCCCGCACCAGGTGTGCCCGGGTCAGGGCAATCTGAC
The genomic region above belongs to Candidatus Sericytochromatia bacterium and contains:
- a CDS encoding TadE/TadG family type IV pilus assembly protein; this translates as MTAVPRCQARTGGFRDDERGQALVEFALVLPMLVLLLLGVVYCGGLVLVQQSTAMAARHAARTVALDATLKGLKDGRGKGLQPDEQLARKAVSEAMPRSTVRVTGVAWSRLGASGRGMAGVYAKTGTLSLGAGLGQARCGVGVALYGATVTRDLSRDMTPLGRLAARMLPGGGLSNLLTPALSASALMPAELPIRGRDAQTPGLLDLNPWIAKVVSRPYKARRFE
- a CDS encoding pilus assembly protein TadG-related protein, translating into MPLRRLRDDEDGQALLWGAGAVVITMALFYGALDIGLLVLGKIQAQNAADASALAATGLKAGVHNTRSLAYRAASGQIALTRAHLVRATGLALQGLVDPREKNRQAFQDALGRAVHHRENVEALHEGIKAYNAWVAQAEVGPAAVKQAAELGYQANLGVLGVIDRSNLALIRRPDALAEFSQSGIIGGTAFQEESIGEGASGKSHVAVEPRVSALGSGLLGYGRQAALGAMATAGPLDAQRAFGGKLTALDPQKGFGVNWYTVRLLQIGDKR